The following are encoded in a window of Saccharothrix longispora genomic DNA:
- a CDS encoding conjugal transfer protein — protein sequence MGAVTVLTVLGAVDVTVTAVGFIRPPPSPPAAGIPDEVLDGVAEGVAVDYLSWDTRERERREQVLRRWALPDREVDGWDGQGRQSADSPAVLARERRGVDQVVLTVRVRVVPYAPDEQTGSQPPPPTQPPAEEPGTSSPVTDPGVAAAQPAPTDPPGWRAHPARWLVLAVPLARHDGRVLLTAPPALVGDPGTTLPEPVPAVEAVSDDRFTRETRQAVQSFFEALATGELDFVRAPRARIASLHNAAVLVELRQWRGMQAQPGAPAEQRTGVASAVWRVAENAGQLTCAYRLNLHRQDDRWLLAGIDTDTGKAP from the coding sequence TTGGGCGCGGTCACCGTGCTGACGGTGCTGGGCGCGGTCGACGTGACCGTCACCGCGGTGGGCTTCATACGCCCGCCGCCATCACCCCCGGCAGCCGGGATTCCCGACGAAGTGCTCGACGGGGTCGCCGAGGGCGTGGCGGTGGACTACCTGTCCTGGGACACCCGCGAGCGGGAGCGACGCGAACAGGTACTGCGGCGGTGGGCGTTACCCGACCGTGAGGTCGACGGGTGGGACGGACAGGGTCGTCAGTCCGCCGACAGCCCTGCCGTGCTCGCCCGTGAACGGCGAGGCGTCGACCAGGTCGTGCTGACCGTACGGGTGCGGGTCGTGCCCTACGCCCCGGACGAGCAGACGGGATCGCAGCCCCCGCCACCGACGCAGCCGCCCGCGGAGGAACCCGGCACCTCGTCACCCGTCACCGACCCCGGCGTCGCGGCCGCGCAACCCGCACCCACGGACCCGCCGGGCTGGCGGGCGCACCCGGCACGCTGGCTGGTCCTGGCGGTTCCCCTCGCGCGGCACGACGGCCGTGTGCTGTTGACCGCGCCTCCCGCTCTGGTCGGCGACCCCGGCACCACACTGCCCGAACCCGTGCCCGCGGTCGAGGCGGTCAGCGACGACCGGTTCACCCGTGAGACCAGGCAGGCCGTGCAGAGCTTCTTCGAGGCGCTGGCCACCGGCGAACTGGACTTCGTGCGCGCTCCACGCGCACGGATCGCTTCCTTGCACAACGCGGCTGTGCTCGTCGAACTGCGGCAGTGGCGCGGCATGCAGGCACAGCCGGGTGCGCCTGCGGAGCAGCGCACGGGGGTGGCGAGCGCGGTGTGGCGGGTCGCCGAGAACGCCGGACAACTGACCTGTGCCTACCGCCTGAACCTGCACCGCCAGGACGACCGCTGGCTGTTGGCCGGCATCGACACCGACACCGGGAAAGCACCGTGA
- a CDS encoding helix-turn-helix domain-containing protein gives MTGDKRAPARPVMSDHDSYLERCLRVLEAVAPQPAPSTLARISELSGLPLSTVHRLVRVLEDSGAVQRVGRRYRIGERLVAITALSTLERCDQTR, from the coding sequence ATGACCGGTGACAAGCGTGCTCCGGCCCGGCCCGTGATGTCGGACCACGATTCCTACCTGGAGCGCTGCCTGCGTGTGTTGGAAGCCGTCGCCCCGCAACCGGCGCCGTCGACGTTGGCCCGGATCAGCGAGCTGAGCGGCCTGCCGTTGAGCACGGTCCACCGCCTCGTGCGGGTCTTGGAGGACAGCGGCGCCGTGCAACGGGTCGGCCGCCGCTACCGGATCGGTGAGCGACTGGTCGCCATCACCGCCCTCAGCACCCTCGAACGCTGCGACCAGACCCGGTAG